In Saccharicrinis fermentans DSM 9555 = JCM 21142, a genomic segment contains:
- a CDS encoding M64 family metallopeptidase, giving the protein MKQSVIILLFFFLLCLNVYSQYQHYFDQGSLRIDFVLSGGAADTHVSLYELKKEPHFGGSLQKTIDPFDYGQFRVVVKDVASNIVIFTRGFCTLFEEWQTSQEAEVLEKSFFNTLTIPCPKNNILLSIEQRDRNGAFVKLFSGEFNPQDYSVSKSQLKHVDTHKLIDNGSTDACVDIVFVGDGYTKREMKKFHRDVRKMSDYLLTQGPFHKYQKKFNIWVVDAISEESGVSDPRKDIWKDTALKSSFNTLNSDRYLASTSVFIIRDYAALVPYDQICVIANTDKYGGGGIFNHFSLSSVDNERSLTVFVHEFGHAFAGLGDEYYTSDVSYSDYFNQSIEPWQPNLTTLIDFDGKWKDMVDKNIPVPTPAEERYFNQVGVFEGGGYVAKGVYRPAYDCRMKSNEAPEFCAVCQRAIEKMILFLTD; this is encoded by the coding sequence ATGAAACAGTCCGTAATAATTCTTCTATTTTTTTTTCTTTTATGTTTAAATGTTTATTCTCAGTACCAGCATTATTTCGACCAAGGAAGTTTAAGGATAGATTTTGTGTTAAGTGGTGGTGCGGCTGATACCCATGTTTCGCTTTATGAATTAAAAAAGGAACCACATTTTGGTGGGTCGTTGCAAAAAACGATTGACCCATTTGATTATGGACAGTTTAGGGTGGTTGTTAAAGATGTTGCAAGTAATATTGTCATTTTCACACGTGGTTTTTGCACCCTATTTGAAGAGTGGCAGACGAGTCAGGAGGCAGAAGTGTTGGAAAAGAGTTTTTTCAATACATTAACCATACCGTGTCCCAAAAATAATATTTTGCTTTCTATCGAGCAAAGAGACCGAAACGGCGCCTTTGTTAAGTTGTTTAGTGGAGAATTTAATCCGCAGGATTACAGTGTTTCTAAATCGCAGCTAAAGCATGTTGATACCCATAAGTTGATAGATAATGGGTCGACCGATGCGTGTGTGGATATTGTATTTGTTGGAGATGGCTATACAAAACGAGAAATGAAAAAGTTTCATAGGGATGTGCGTAAAATGAGTGATTATTTGCTCACTCAAGGCCCCTTTCATAAATATCAGAAGAAATTTAATATTTGGGTGGTGGATGCAATTTCTGAAGAGTCCGGAGTCTCTGACCCTCGTAAAGATATCTGGAAGGATACAGCCTTGAAATCGAGTTTTAATACGCTTAATTCCGATCGTTATTTGGCTAGTACATCTGTTTTTATAATTAGAGATTACGCTGCTTTAGTGCCTTATGATCAGATTTGTGTGATTGCCAATACGGATAAGTATGGAGGCGGTGGTATCTTTAATCATTTTTCTTTGTCATCTGTGGATAATGAGCGATCTTTAACCGTTTTTGTTCATGAGTTCGGTCATGCTTTTGCAGGTTTGGGTGATGAGTATTATACATCGGATGTGAGTTATAGTGATTATTTTAACCAGTCTATTGAGCCATGGCAGCCGAATTTAACGACTTTAATAGATTTTGATGGTAAATGGAAGGATATGGTGGATAAAAACATTCCTGTGCCTACGCCTGCTGAGGAAAGATATTTTAATCAAGTAGGTGTTTTTGAAGGAGGAGGTTATGTGGCCAAGGGAGTTTATCGTCCGGCTTACGATTGTCGTATGAAATCGAATGAAGCCCCAGAGTTTTGTGCTGTATGCCAACGTGCAATTGAAAAAATGATATTATTTTTAACTGATTAA
- a CDS encoding mechanosensitive ion channel family protein translates to MSNIINKAQDDAQNLTSSLDKLMQRTGLNEELINYLTIFTLVILAITLAKLAHFFAKKYLVHAVERLMEKTKSKYDDFFVKRKLIKRTALLVPAFVIYGFTDLLFKPYPQIYTILHNVVSSYFIIVVLLMIDSFLKATQDIYNSQPYSKDKPIKGYVQGVQLVFTLIGILTIISIIFNVKLTVVFTGLGAIAAVLILVFKDTILGFVASIQLSANNMVKPGDWIVMPSRNADGTVLEITLNTVKIQNWDKTISTVPTYALVSESFTNWKGMEESGGRRIKRSINIDMKSVSFCTPHMIKKFKKVKFLQEYIQGKLSELEEYNKQFDIDESSAINGRNLTNLGVFRKYLESYLTHHPKIHNNMTFLVRHLQPTEKGLPIEIYVFSKDQEWANYESIQADIFDHILAVIPEFYLRVFQFPTEEVSNQQIFEE, encoded by the coding sequence ATGTCAAATATCATCAACAAAGCACAGGATGACGCCCAAAACTTAACATCATCCTTAGACAAGCTAATGCAACGCACCGGACTTAACGAGGAGCTTATCAATTACTTAACAATCTTTACCTTAGTCATCCTGGCCATTACATTGGCAAAACTAGCTCATTTTTTTGCAAAAAAATACCTGGTCCATGCTGTTGAACGGTTAATGGAGAAAACAAAATCAAAATACGATGATTTTTTTGTAAAACGTAAATTAATCAAAAGAACAGCCCTTCTGGTTCCTGCATTTGTCATCTATGGTTTTACGGACTTACTTTTCAAACCATATCCTCAAATATATACCATACTCCATAATGTAGTCTCATCCTACTTTATAATAGTAGTTTTACTAATGATAGACTCATTTTTAAAAGCTACCCAAGACATTTACAATTCCCAACCCTACAGCAAAGACAAGCCCATTAAAGGATACGTCCAGGGTGTACAGCTGGTATTTACATTGATTGGTATTCTCACCATTATATCCATCATTTTTAATGTAAAGCTAACAGTTGTTTTTACTGGTTTGGGAGCCATCGCTGCTGTTTTAATATTGGTATTCAAAGACACCATCCTTGGTTTTGTGGCTAGTATTCAACTGTCGGCCAACAATATGGTAAAGCCAGGCGACTGGATTGTCATGCCTTCACGGAACGCTGACGGAACAGTATTGGAAATCACCCTCAACACCGTAAAAATTCAAAACTGGGACAAAACCATTTCCACGGTTCCAACATATGCACTGGTAAGTGAGAGCTTTACAAACTGGAAAGGCATGGAAGAGTCAGGTGGCAGGCGAATAAAACGCTCCATCAACATCGATATGAAATCGGTCAGTTTTTGCACACCTCATATGATCAAAAAATTTAAGAAAGTAAAATTCTTACAAGAATACATCCAAGGCAAACTAAGCGAATTGGAAGAATACAACAAACAATTTGACATTGACGAATCATCAGCCATCAATGGCAGAAACTTGACCAACCTTGGTGTTTTTAGAAAATACCTGGAAAGCTATCTCACTCACCACCCCAAAATACACAATAACATGACCTTTTTGGTAAGGCACCTTCAACCCACCGAAAAAGGACTACCCATAGAGATTTATGTTTTTAGTAAGGACCAAGAATGGGCAAACTACGAATCTATTCAGGCAGATATCTTTGATCACATATTGGCTGTTATTCCCGAATTTTACTTACGTGTATTTCAGTTTCCGACAGAAGAAGTTTCAAATCAACAAATATTTGAAGAATAG
- a CDS encoding Lrp/AsnC ligand binding domain-containing protein has translation MDNQQIDSLDKKILSLITKNARIPFLEVARECKVSGAAIHQRIQRLMNLEVIKGSEFIVNPAKIGYHTCAFMGIFLKKASLFNKVVEMLHDIPQITECHYTTGSYAIFIKIYAKNNEDLKRMLHDKLQAITGISSTETIISLEETFKRQLPIE, from the coding sequence ATGGACAACCAACAAATTGATAGTTTAGACAAAAAGATATTATCTCTTATCACCAAAAATGCACGTATTCCTTTTTTGGAAGTAGCAAGAGAATGTAAGGTATCGGGTGCAGCTATCCACCAACGCATACAGCGCTTGATGAACTTAGAGGTGATCAAAGGATCTGAATTTATAGTAAATCCAGCCAAGATAGGCTATCACACCTGTGCGTTTATGGGTATCTTTCTAAAAAAAGCGAGCCTATTCAATAAGGTAGTAGAGATGCTACACGACATTCCACAGATTACAGAATGCCACTATACAACAGGTTCATATGCTATTTTCATTAAAATTTATGCTAAAAATAACGAGGATCTAAAACGCATGTTGCACGATAAGTTACAAGCCATTACAGGCATCTCGTCTACCGAAACCATTATTTCTCTTGAAGAAACATTTAAAAGACAATTACCTATTGAATAA
- a CDS encoding bifunctional metallophosphatase/5'-nucleotidase: protein MDKERRRLLKALTLGSLAGVVGLPACSMGGGAVKITILHTNDVHSHINPFPENHSKYAGKGGYARRFALVKHVRAQEEHVLLLDSGDIFQGTPYFNFYKGELDIKLMGDMGYDASTIGNHEFDNGIEDLASQIRKSKFPFICSNYDVENSALKGLTLPYRIIEKGPIKIGIIGLGIELKGLVTSLNYKGVEYKDPIREGDKLAGFLKNDKKCNMVVALSHLGYEYKEDKVDDVEVAKNTRYIDVILGGHTHTFLKNPTLVQNINEENVVINQTGWGGINLGRLDFVFDHEKQAKQLAYHSQL, encoded by the coding sequence ATGGACAAAGAAAGAAGACGGCTTTTAAAGGCTTTAACCTTGGGATCGCTTGCGGGAGTAGTTGGTTTACCGGCTTGCTCTATGGGTGGGGGTGCAGTTAAAATTACTATTTTGCATACGAATGATGTACATAGTCATATAAATCCCTTCCCCGAAAATCATTCGAAATATGCCGGTAAAGGTGGGTATGCCAGACGGTTTGCCTTGGTAAAGCATGTGCGTGCTCAGGAGGAGCATGTTTTATTATTGGACTCTGGTGATATTTTTCAAGGCACGCCGTATTTTAATTTTTATAAAGGAGAACTTGATATAAAATTAATGGGAGATATGGGATATGATGCTAGTACCATAGGTAACCATGAATTTGATAATGGGATAGAGGACTTGGCTTCTCAAATACGAAAATCAAAATTTCCTTTTATATGTAGTAATTATGACGTGGAAAACTCAGCCTTGAAAGGACTGACACTTCCGTATAGGATAATTGAAAAAGGACCCATTAAAATTGGGATTATTGGTTTGGGGATCGAACTGAAGGGGCTAGTTACATCTCTGAATTACAAAGGGGTGGAATATAAAGATCCTATACGAGAAGGGGATAAGCTGGCCGGATTCCTAAAAAATGACAAAAAGTGTAATATGGTGGTCGCACTGTCGCATCTGGGGTATGAGTACAAGGAAGATAAAGTAGATGATGTGGAAGTGGCAAAAAATACAAGGTACATTGATGTGATATTAGGTGGACATACCCATACTTTTTTAAAAAATCCGACTCTCGTGCAAAATATCAATGAGGAAAATGTTGTCATTAATCAAACCGGATGGGGTGGTATTAATTTGGGACGTCTCGACTTTGTTTTTGATCATGAAAAGCAAGCGAAACAATTGGCCTATCATAGTCAATTGTAA